A region of the Hydra vulgaris chromosome 12, alternate assembly HydraT2T_AEP genome:
AGTCTAcctttaaaagaatttactgtCATTGCAGAAACCATTTTTTCAGGTAAAGCATTCCAATGAGGTATCACTCTGTTCGTAAAAAAATTGTGTCTAATGgttgtttttgtaaattctCTTTCAAATTTCATTGAATGACCTCTTAGACTTTGAGAAGAAGCTTTATAAAGCTCTTTATACCACAATATCTTATCAATACCagttgttattttgaaaaactcaaTAAGATCATCTCTTGTACGTCTTGTTTCCAGAGTTGTGAGACACAACTTTGCCAATTTTTCAGTATAACTTAGATGTTTTAGTTCAGGTGCTACCTTTGTTGCTCGTCTTTGAATTTTCCTAGGTCATTGATATCGTTTTTATTACCTGGACTCCACACTGGAACTGCGAATTCCAGGTGTGGTCTAACCAGCGATGTGCATAATTGCCCTACCAATT
Encoded here:
- the LOC136088150 gene encoding uncharacterized protein LOC136088150, whose protein sequence is MSEAVSDWKIQRRATKVAPELKHLSYTEKLAKLCLTTLETRRTRDDLIEFFKITTGIDKILWYKELYKASSQSLRGHSMKFEREFTKTTIRHNFFTNRVIPHWNALPEKMVSAMTVNSFKGRLDKHLLTAVKV